In Nostoc edaphicum CCNP1411, the sequence TGTTGATGGATGAACCCTTTGGCGCACTTGATCCGATTACGCGTCTAGAACTGCAACAAGAGTTTCGGCATTTGCAGCAAGAGTTAGGCAAGACAGTTGTTTTCGTCACCCACGATATTCAAGAAGCCTTGGTTTTGGCATCGAGAATTGGTTTAATGTATGGCGGAGAATTGGTAGTATTGGGGACAACAGATGAATTTATGCGATCGCAACACCCAGAAAGTCTCGCCTTTCTTCAATGTCTGCGTTCCCTGCAAGATACTCTATGAAAAATTTCTTCCTCGTTAAGTATGCCCCAGAAATTCTTCAGCATACTCTAGAACACCTATTTTTAGTAGGCATTGCCATTGGAATTGCCATACTTGTAGGCATTCCATTAGGTATTTTAATTACACGTAAAACTTATCTCCGCCAACCAATTCTTGGCATAGCGAATATTCTCCAGACTATTCCTAGTTTGGCACTGTTTGGCTTACTCATTCCTGTTCCGATAATTGGCGGAATTGGTGCAGTACCAGCAATTGTTGCCTTGACTGTATATTCCTTGCTGCCGATAATTCGTAACACTTACACAGGTATTACTGGCGTCGATCCAGCAATTCGGGAAGCTGGGAGAGGCATGGGGATGACAGATAGACAATTGTTATTGCAAGTTGAGATTCCCTTGGCAATGGGAGTAATTTTAGCAGGAGTGCGAGTAGCAACAGTAATTGCTATTGGTATTGCAACCATTGCAGCGGCAATTGGTGCTGGTGGTTTAGGAGTGTTTATTTTTCGTGGGATATCAGTTGTAAATGATCAGCTAATTTTAGCTGGTGCAGTTCCGGCGGCAGGAATTGCATTACTGGCTGACTTTGCAATTGGCTGGATGGAGAATAAATTAAAAATTAAAAGTTAACCCTAAACTTAACCCCCAGCCCTGGCGACTAGAAGTCGCAGCTACACAGACAAAACCCTT encodes:
- a CDS encoding ABC transporter permease, with product MKNFFLVKYAPEILQHTLEHLFLVGIAIGIAILVGIPLGILITRKTYLRQPILGIANILQTIPSLALFGLLIPVPIIGGIGAVPAIVALTVYSLLPIIRNTYTGITGVDPAIREAGRGMGMTDRQLLLQVEIPLAMGVILAGVRVATVIAIGIATIAAAIGAGGLGVFIFRGISVVNDQLILAGAVPAAGIALLADFAIGWMENKLKIKS